A DNA window from Micromonospora sp. NBC_01739 contains the following coding sequences:
- a CDS encoding SDR family NAD(P)-dependent oxidoreductase produces the protein MNEQRYAGRVALVTGAGSGIGQAVAVRLAAEGARVLGCDVDPEGLAATEKLIADAGQTVLTVVGDVSVQADVDRIVAALPGDRIDLLANVAGIMDHFLPVSEVDDGTWERVMAVNVTGPMRLTRAVLPLMRAAGDGAIVNVGSIGGLTGAVAGTAYVTSKHALVGMTRSIAVLYAEEGIRANVICPAGVETNIGRTAAPRVPWAYERLSKAFHRVTRTAQPEEIATLVCWLGSAEAVNVNGAVITSDGGFTA, from the coding sequence ATGAACGAGCAGCGGTACGCGGGACGAGTGGCGTTGGTGACCGGAGCCGGCTCCGGCATCGGTCAGGCGGTCGCCGTACGGCTGGCGGCCGAGGGCGCCCGGGTGCTCGGCTGTGACGTAGACCCCGAGGGGTTGGCCGCCACGGAGAAGCTGATCGCCGACGCCGGGCAGACCGTGCTGACCGTCGTCGGTGACGTCAGTGTGCAGGCGGACGTGGACCGCATCGTGGCCGCCCTGCCCGGCGACCGGATCGACCTGCTGGCGAACGTCGCCGGCATCATGGATCACTTCCTGCCGGTGTCCGAGGTGGACGATGGGACCTGGGAACGGGTCATGGCGGTCAATGTCACCGGCCCGATGCGGCTGACCCGGGCGGTGCTGCCGCTGATGCGCGCGGCCGGGGACGGGGCGATCGTCAATGTCGGCTCCATCGGCGGGCTCACCGGCGCGGTGGCCGGCACGGCGTACGTCACCTCCAAGCACGCCCTGGTCGGCATGACCCGGTCAATCGCCGTCCTCTACGCCGAGGAGGGGATCCGGGCCAACGTGATCTGCCCGGCCGGGGTGGAGACCAACATCGGGCGTACGGCCGCCCCGAGGGTGCCCTGGGCGTACGAGCGGTTGTCGAAGGCCTTCCACCGGGTCACCCGCACCGCCCAGCCGGAGGAGATCGCCACCCTGGTCTGCTGGCTGGGCAGCGCGGAGGCGGTCAATGTCAACGGTGCGGTAATCACCTCAGACGGCGGCTTCACCGCCTGA
- a CDS encoding copper resistance CopC family protein codes for MSAGRRTLAIVIALASVGVALTIAAVTRQSDGTPARVLAVDPGDGAVLSTAPEAVTLQLSTGADAVLSHVTVRDRSGNPVNEGRVRTDGEAGLRQPIQPIGTGDYSIAYHITFTNGRDATGILRFSVGTGVPPQGLTEVPDPILDDADHAHGIDPVGATLLVLDGLVLLVVLALLVRRPARHRGPPTVSGQADRSPDEPAHH; via the coding sequence ATGTCTGCCGGGCGCCGAACGTTGGCCATCGTCATCGCCCTCGCCTCTGTGGGGGTGGCCCTCACCATCGCCGCGGTCACCCGGCAGTCCGACGGCACCCCCGCCCGGGTCCTAGCGGTGGACCCGGGCGACGGTGCCGTGTTGAGCACCGCCCCGGAGGCGGTCACCCTACAGCTCTCGACCGGCGCCGACGCGGTGCTGTCCCATGTCACCGTGCGGGACCGGTCCGGCAATCCGGTCAACGAGGGCCGGGTACGCACCGACGGCGAGGCCGGGCTGCGTCAGCCGATCCAGCCGATCGGGACGGGCGACTACAGCATCGCGTACCACATCACCTTCACCAACGGGCGGGACGCCACCGGCATCCTGCGTTTCAGTGTCGGCACCGGCGTACCCCCGCAGGGCCTCACGGAGGTCCCCGACCCGATCCTGGACGATGCCGACCACGCCCACGGCATCGACCCGGTGGGCGCGACTCTGCTGGTCCTCGACGGTCTGGTGCTGCTGGTCGTGCTGGCCCTGCTGGTGCGGCGCCCCGCCCGGCACCGAGGGCCGCCGACCGTCTCCGGTCAGGCCGACCGGTCCCCCGACGAGCCCGCCCACCACTGA